The Candidatus Polarisedimenticolia bacterium genome includes the window AAATCAGCACACGGCGGCTCGAACGCCACCGAGGTCACGTGCAGGTCGCACGGTCCCACGTTGCACACCGACACCGTCTGCTCGGCGAGGGTCCCGGCGCACACGTCGCCGAAGGCCGTGGAACCCGTCACCCGCACGTCCGGCGCCGGCACGCTCCCCGTCACGTGCACCACCGTCGACGGGAAGTCCGGGTCGTTGCTGGCTATGGTGATGTTGGCCGACTTGGCGCCGAGGCTGACGGGGGCGAACCGGATCGGCACCGCCAGCGAGTCGCCCGGCGCGATCACCAGCGGGTACGACACGACTCCCGCCGTCTGGAACTCCGCCGACGAGGAGGTGATGTTCGTCACGCGCAGGTCGCAGTCGCCGTTGTTGTTGATGGTCAGATCCAGATCCTTGAACGTGTTCCGACAGACGTCGCCGTAGGACCCGTTGTCCGCGATGACCGTGGCGATCCCGGGACTCCCCACGCTGGCGGTGGCCATCAGATCGAAGTACGGTGCCCCCGGATCGTTGCTGCTGATGCGGATCTGGGCCGACTCGGTGCCCGAGGCCACCGTCGGGCTGAACTGCACCGTGAAGTCGACTTCCGAGTTCGGGCTGATCGTCACCGGTGTGCTCGGGTTCGGCAGGACCGTGAAGCCTGTCGAGCCGAACAGACGTTGCACGCTGTTGATCACCAGGTCGCTCGTCCCGACGTTGAACACCTGGATGGTCAGGCGCGGCATCTCCCCCTGGCACACGGTCCCGAAATCCAGCCCGTTCTCGGCGTTAACCGCAATGACGGGGCCCGCCGGCTGAGTGAACGCAAACGCGCCCCGCCCGTACGTGCCGGCCCGCAGCACACCGGCCGGCGCGTTGATCACCAGATCGGTGACGGGCACGTTGGGCATGTGTACGTCATCGAGGACGGTCCAGTTGGCCCCTCCATCCACCGATCGCAGCACTCCCAAATCGTTGCCGACGTAAATCACGGTTGGGGCGGGACCCCCATCCAGGGCAATGGCGTTGACGGGCAAATCCACCGGGGGAGAAATGTCAGTCCAGGCGGTGCCGCCGATGGTGGTGCGGAAGACATTTCTTGGCTGGATGGCGCTCCCGAAGCCCGACATCGTCGCATAGATCACCGTGGGATCGTTCGGGTCGAAAGCGATCCGCGCGACGTTCCGGTTCGGGAGGTTACGCGTGATGTTTGCAAAGGTCACACCCGTCGGTGGTCCGACGGTGGCGGCCAATGCATTGGTCGAGACGAACACCTGGGTTCCGGAAGCAGCCACCACATTGTTCGAGTTGGCTCGAGCGACCTTCAGCTGTGCTGCTCCTCCAATGTTTGCGATGATGCGCCATGCCCCTCCGCCGTTCTGAGTCTGCCAGAGATTCTGGCTGCCACTGGCATAGAGGACAGTCGCCTGGCTCGGATCGGTGTTCACCGGGGCGCCGTAGCATCCCTGATCCGTCGCCAGGCCCCAGGGCGTGATGTCGTTGGCCGAAGGCACCGTCGGTGGGAAAGTCGCTCCGCTGTTGGTCGATATGAAGACGCGCGTGCAGGGGGCCGGCCAGAAGCCGCTCGAGTTGTAAGCGTTGTTCGTGGTGATGGCATCGAACGCGTTGTCCCAACCGTCACCGCCCTGGCTGTCGGTCCAGGCGAAGCTGCCCGTCGTCTGAGGGGTCCCATTGTCCTGAAGGGAGATCAGCGTGGCGCTGGCGGTCGCGTCATTCTTGACGTCGATGTTGTAGATCAGGCTGGTTTGCAAGCCGCCAGAGTTGATCGTCGGCTCCGGTCCTCCCGTTCCGCTCCAGGTCGCTCCCCCGTTCGTCGATTTCCAGATCCCTCCGTCGTTGCCCGTAAACACGATGGAGGGAGTGGGAGAAGGCTGCGGAAAGAAGACCCACGTGGAATGAGAATCAACGTGGATGCCGGGACCGACCGCGGCGAAGTTGTTCCCCGAGTCGCTGGACTTGGTCGCTCCCACCGCCCCGAGATAGATGATGTCGTTCGAGCCATCGCCGGGAGACCCTGGGTCGACGCTCATCGAGAAGCTATAGCCGCCTTGAGTGTTCGTCGCGATCCCCGCGCTGGTCTGGAGATTCCAGGTTCCGCCCTGATCGATGCTGCGGAACAGTCCGAGAGGATCGGGCGCTCCACCGGTCCCCTGCATCGAAGCGTACAGTACCTGGATGCCGTTCGCGTTGGCCGGTGAGGTGGGCGGAGCGAGGTCGACGAGCACCTGTCCGATGCCACCACCTGCCGGCAAGGCCGCGGCCACCGCCGGAGTGGCGACGTTCAGTATCTGGGTCCAGCTTTGTCCGCCGTTGGTCGACTGACGAATGCCGCTTCCGCTGATTCCCGCATAGAGGATGCGGTTGGCCGGCGGTGAAGTGGGATCCAGAACGAGCGAGCGGGCGTCGCCGAAGCCGTTGGTTCCCGGTGTCCAGTTCCGGCCACCATCCGTCGAGCGGAACAGGCCGATGTCGGCTCCAAGGTAGACGACGTTGCTGTTGGAGGGATCCACGATGACCGCGTTGATGCTCTGGCCGGCAAACAGACTGTCGGCGTTGCCTGTGTTGCCAGCGGGGAAATCAGAACCCAGAATGATCCAACTTCCGCCGCCGTCGGTGGACTTCAGGATGCCCTTGGAGATGTTGAGGACGAAGCGCCCGCTGGTCCCGACGTAGATCGTGCTGGTGTCGCTCGGGTCAACCGCGATGGCGCTCGGCTCGCCGGTCCCTAGGGTGGCTTGCTGGTCGGTCAGCGGCGTCCAGTTGAGGCCTCCATCAGTGGACCGCCATACCCCGCCGCCGGAAGAGCCCTGATAGATCACATTGGGATTGTTGGGATTGATCGCGATCGAGCTGACCCGCCCGTTCGCCCGACTGTTCCCCTGATTGATGGGACTCGGGCCAATTGGGGTCCACACGACTCCTGTAAGGCTTGTGACGGATTCAGGAGATAGTCTGGTTGCTCCGCCGATGGTGCTGCGAAGGCCGGAAGGAATGGCCCTCGGAACCCTCGACCATTGCTTCAGCGCCTGGTCATAGATGTCGGGGGCGACGGGGCGGCCATTTTGGGATGTGCGCTGGCGGTAGAACTCATACTCCCTGGCATGGTCCTTGTT containing:
- a CDS encoding choice-of-anchor D domain-containing protein encodes the protein MRHFLHLCAGAALVTMLVTGQVVLTQDTNTAVTAGSQVLQAERENKDHAREYEFYRQRTSQNGRPVAPDIYDQALKQWSRVPRAIPSGLRSTIGGATRLSPESVTSLTGVVWTPIGPSPINQGNSRANGRVSSIAINPNNPNVIYQGSSGGGVWRSTDGGLNWTPLTDQQATLGTGEPSAIAVDPSDTSTIYVGTSGRFVLNISKGILKSTDGGGSWIILGSDFPAGNTGNADSLFAGQSINAVIVDPSNSNVVYLGADIGLFRSTDGGRNWTPGTNGFGDARSLVLDPTSPPANRILYAGISGSGIRQSTNGGQSWTQILNVATPAVAAALPAGGGIGQVLVDLAPPTSPANANGIQVLYASMQGTGGAPDPLGLFRSIDQGGTWNLQTSAGIATNTQGGYSFSMSVDPGSPGDGSNDIIYLGAVGATKSSDSGNNFAAVGPGIHVDSHSTWVFFPQPSPTPSIVFTGNDGGIWKSTNGGATWSGTGGPEPTINSGGLQTSLIYNIDVKNDATASATLISLQDNGTPQTTGSFAWTDSQGGDGWDNAFDAITTNNAYNSSGFWPAPCTRVFISTNSGATFPPTVPSANDITPWGLATDQGCYGAPVNTDPSQATVLYASGSQNLWQTQNGGGAWRIIANIGGAAQLKVARANSNNVVAASGTQVFVSTNALAATVGPPTGVTFANITRNLPNRNVARIAFDPNDPTVIYATMSGFGSAIQPRNVFRTTIGGTAWTDISPPVDLPVNAIALDGGPAPTVIYVGNDLGVLRSVDGGANWTVLDDVHMPNVPVTDLVINAPAGVLRAGTYGRGAFAFTQPAGPVIAVNAENGLDFGTVCQGEMPRLTIQVFNVGTSDLVINSVQRLFGSTGFTVLPNPSTPVTISPNSEVDFTVQFSPTVASGTESAQIRISSNDPGAPYFDLMATASVGSPGIATVIADNGSYGDVCRNTFKDLDLTINNNGDCDLRVTNITSSSAEFQTAGVVSYPLVIAPGDSLAVPIRFAPVSLGAKSANITIASNDPDFPSTVVHVTGSVPAPDVRVTGSTAFGDVCAGTLAEQTVSVCNVGPCDLHVTSVAFEPPCAD